In Candidatus Eisenbacteria bacterium, the genomic stretch GTTCTTCAAGCAGCGCGTCACGGGCATGGCGCGCCAGCTGGCGCTCGCGCTCATCATGGGCGGAGCGCTCGGCAATCTCATCGACCGGCTGCGCTTCGGCGAGGTCGTGGACTTCATCGAGGTCGGTTACGGGCGCTGGCACTGGCCGGTGTTCAATGTCGCCGACTCGGCGGTCACGGTCGGCGTCATCCTGTTCGCGATCACCTGGCCTCGCACGCACGGCAGTCATGCGGACGCTGACCTGGTCGGTGCCGGAGACCGGAGCGGGGGAGAGGCTGGATCGCTTCCTGGCCGGGGCGCAGACGGACCTGTCGCGTAACGGCCTCCAGGGTCTGATCCGCGACGGCCGAGCCACCGTCAACGGCCGCGCGGCGCGCGCCTCGCTGCGGCTCAAGGCCGGCGATCGGGTGAGCGTCGAGGTTCCGCTTCCAGCACCCTTAGCACTCGAGCCCGAAGATCTCCCGGTCGATGTGATCCATGAAGACGCGGACCTGATCGTGGTGGCCAAGCCCGCGGGTCTCGTGGTCCACCCGGGCGCCGGGGTGCCGCGCGGCACCCTGGTCCACGCGCTGCTGCACCGTTACCCCGAGATCGGCTCGGTCGGCGGTCCCGGCCGGCCCGGTCTCGTGCACCGGCTCGACAAGGACACCTCCGGACTCCTCGTCGTCGCTCGCAGCGCCAGGGCCTACCGCGCGCTGGTCGAGGCCATCCGCGCCCGACAGGTCCAGCGCATCTACCAGGCGCTGGTGTGGGGCGACCCACGGGCAGCTTCGGGTACCATCGAGACCGCGATCGCTCGCGATCCGCGCGACCGGAGACGCATGGCGGTGGCGCGGCGGGGAGGCAAGCCGGCCCGCACGCACTGGCGGGTGGAGGAACGGTACGGCATCGCCACCCGCATGGAAGTCCGGCTCGATACCGGGCGTACTCATCAGATACGGGTCCATCTGGCCCATCTCGGGCACCCGGTGGTCGGCGATCCGGTGTATGGAGGGAGGACCAAAAAGGTGTTGAGCCTGCGGCGGTCGGAGGCTAGCTTACGTGACGAAATCTTGAAGAGCCTGCCGCGGCAAGCGCTCCATGCCTCGGAGCTCGAGTTGCCGCATCCGGTGACCGGCCGCGCTCTGCAGTTCGCGCTGCCCTGGCCGGAAGACTTCACCCAAGCCATCGAGACGCTACGCCGCCACCGCGATCTCACATCATGACCATCGTGACCACCGCGAAGCAGATGCCCGAGGTGATCGCGATCCGCATTCCCAGCCGGCTCGAGCTCCTCTCGGTTCTGGACAGGGTGTGCGAGTCGGTCTGCCAGCGGATGAGCTTCGACGACGACACCACGGCGCAGATCAGCATGTCGGTCATCGAAGCGGGCACCAACGCCATCCAGCACGGCCACAAGCGCGACGCCACCAAGCCGGTCGACGTGGAGTTCCGCCTCCTGCCGGACCAGCTCGAGGTCGTGGTCAACGACCAGGGAGCGGGCTTCGATGTCGGCGCGGTCAATGGCGACGTCACCTCGCCCGAGCACCTCTTCGATGCCCGCGGCCGCGGCATCTTCATCATGCGGTCCTGCATGGACCAGGTGGACTTCAGCTTCAGCGGCCACGGCACCCAGGTCCGCCTCGTCAAGAAGCGCTCGCCCCAGGCCGAAAACCGCTGACAGGCAGTTCTTGCGGATCCTCGCCGTGGATTGGGGCATGCGGCGCATCG encodes the following:
- the lspA gene encoding signal peptidase II, which translates into the protein MRTWSLLALVSGAVVALDLWTKHWATRTLAYHEPVEVLGPFVRFTYTRNSGVAFGLGAGLPFPYYVFSIAAVAVILFLFFKQRVTGMARQLALALIMGGALGNLIDRLRFGEVVDFIEVGYGRWHWPVFNVADSAVTVGVILFAITWPRTHGSHADADLVGAGDRSGGEAGSLPGRGADGPVA
- a CDS encoding RluA family pseudouridine synthase, which encodes MRTLTWSVPETGAGERLDRFLAGAQTDLSRNGLQGLIRDGRATVNGRAARASLRLKAGDRVSVEVPLPAPLALEPEDLPVDVIHEDADLIVVAKPAGLVVHPGAGVPRGTLVHALLHRYPEIGSVGGPGRPGLVHRLDKDTSGLLVVARSARAYRALVEAIRARQVQRIYQALVWGDPRAASGTIETAIARDPRDRRRMAVARRGGKPARTHWRVEERYGIATRMEVRLDTGRTHQIRVHLAHLGHPVVGDPVYGGRTKKVLSLRRSEASLRDEILKSLPRQALHASELELPHPVTGRALQFALPWPEDFTQAIETLRRHRDLTS
- a CDS encoding ATP-binding protein, yielding MTIVTTAKQMPEVIAIRIPSRLELLSVLDRVCESVCQRMSFDDDTTAQISMSVIEAGTNAIQHGHKRDATKPVDVEFRLLPDQLEVVVNDQGAGFDVGAVNGDVTSPEHLFDARGRGIFIMRSCMDQVDFSFSGHGTQVRLVKKRSPQAENR